Genomic segment of Primulina tabacum isolate GXHZ01 chromosome 11, ASM2559414v2, whole genome shotgun sequence:
GTCTCTTAGCCAGTTCCTGCCGCTTGAAACCTCCGCCGCCAAAACATCCCCCGGAGGCTCATGTGTCGGAACTCCAACCGATGAATCTTTATCAACGGAGGTGCAATCTGAGATTCCTCTCCTGTGAGCGGTGGACTCTGCAGGAACCTCGTATCCGTTGTCACCGACAACGTACTCGAAAGAACCTATTGAATATGACTGCCGCTGTCCATCCATACCCTCCGCCGCGCTCCTTCGGCGACTGACGCTCCCGATCTCAATCCGAAAGCTCCCGCTGTCTCCGTTTCTTAAACTGTTATCCCTCGTGCCGCGGTTTTCGGATGAGAGGATTTTATCGAGCACATCTGCGTCGGAGGGAAGCACGGTGGACCTGCAGAGAGGACATGTTTGGTTGGAGAGTATCCAGGTATCGATACAAGCGGCGTGGAACGCGTGACAGCAGAGAGGTAACAAACGGAGCTGATCGTGCGGCTCGAATTTTGACAAGCAAACTGCACAGTCTCCGCCGGTGAGGTTACCGGTCACGGAACTGAACGTGAACAGTGGCAATGAATCGAGTACACTGCTCGACGGCGCGTGGCAATTATGTGGGTTGGAGAAACCACGTAGCGAGACTACATCATCGGCCGTGGAGAATGCTCGGTGTAATCGGCAGGAAAGTAAGCGGAGCAGAATGTATATGGAGGCGGAGAGTATAACAGAGGAAGCGATTATTATGATAACCAGAATAATAGAAGTTGAAGTTGAAGTGGAAGACTCTGCTGCGTCAACGTACGGTGGCGGCACTTGAGAGATGACGGCGGTCGGCGGCGGCGATAATGGAGTTGACATGTTGGGGTAGAACGGAGCTGTGGAGCGAGAATTGGAGATGATTATAGAAATGAGGTATTTATGTAAAAGCTTGTCCGGTGGTTTTGGTGTTATTTTTGTTGGAGTAGTTTACATGGTAGATTGGGTCATTTtacttacttttttttttaaattagaaATTGTTTTGAACTTGGCTTTTTTGGAACAAATACTTTGACTAGTTTTTTGTTCACCTTCTTCACGCAATAAATCATTTCTTacgaaaaataaattcaaatatatataaatatattatattatatggtGTTTGATTCGAATTTTATATTACCATTTATATTACAAATgtttacttaaaaaataatttttatatatatatcataaaattgacatataaatcgcctcataaaattttttatattagatTTAATGAACTTATAACATCAAATTCTAATGGTTTTACGTAAAATttattggcaaaaacttgtgtaagaccattttacgggtcgtattttgtgagacggatctcttatttgggtcattcatgaaaaaaatattactttttatgctaagagtattactttttattgtgaatatcgttgAGGTGACACGtgtcacaaataaaaatttatgatatcttctctaaattattaattcccTACTCTAACCTTTGGTTATATTAGAATGGGAAACCTGGTTTAACGTGTGTAAAAGGGCGATGATTTTAATTGAAGTGAGTTGCAGAGATCAGGTGGAAGAATTTAATGTGACAGGAAATTTTTAGTTCAAAACCATAAAGTGGCGCAGTATACAGGACAGGGATCGGAAATTATTCGCTGATTTCCATGCAGTGCACAAACTCAGGGGAcccattattattaatttatataaaaatttctcATTCACCGATTTTATAAGATGAATTTTTAATCTGAttcaatttataaaaaaatattaatattgttattttaaataaaaaattgttttaactCGTCTCACGAAAATAAATTTGGGAGAATGTTTCATAAGAAATATATTCTTTATTTattgatcaattttttttcctgaTCTGGGTTATAACTAGAAGCTTAGTTTTGGTTTGTCAAATTGATCAAATATAGTATAGAAGTATAGATATATAAACGAtaattagtaaatttataataatattcaaaacaaaatattataattttaaattgtgAAAATAAGATCAAATTAAGCTTTATTACTAACATTTAGCATTACATTGTAAAATCAAAGTTTGATGCATgggtaaaaatttaaaaaaaattaagatttttttaaaatttttattttataagtaTAAGAGACACTGCCTTTTTCTTTTCCAGTTGATATttccattttttaaaattttttttataaaactgttaatattttaaatatgcatcgTACGTTTCGTTTGTGGAATTTTTATACCGAAAAATACCTAACTTCCAACGTCAAATTTGAGAGATTAGCCGGCCTTAGTTATACTTGGTACGACAACGACCTCCTACCCAATAAGtgcaaatataaattttttttaaaaaaatatttttgtaactAATGCACATTAATTGATGTATTTATGCCTTGAGTTCGTCTACATGTCTTCTTAGCTTCATTTTGTTAGACGGACATGTTCTTGTCTGATTTGCAAGACTCCGTCTCAAACTTGAAACATCGATGCGAGAGAAGTTATGAGTCATCCGGTTTTTCGCTTCATTTGAGGGTATGCATGTTGTCTTGTTTATTTATTTGCAATAATGCATGGATCTTTCACAATCTAAAcctatattattttaatttgagaTTATAATTTTTGACTGagttatttttttgtaaataagaaaaaaaatcgtATTATAAAATGTGAAATGTTGATGTCCGGGTGAATCGGGTACAAGATATACGGGCAATCCAACGGACGATGAAGATAGTTTAGTATTTAGGAAATATGAGTAAGGACAATAGCTTCAGATAAAACCTGCAAACAaagaaaagaactcgtgaatgggcaccGGAGGGGTGTtcggcgtgaccactccgatgcttaagtcagcaagTTGAAGATGAAGAACACAAGTGATATATATGAGAATATATGTGAGTGCTTGAGAAAATTCCAGAATCCGTAAATGAGAAGTgtatctgctatttatagtagtaaATCTCATcattaccttgttttcagtgtcaCCTGCTAAGTATGGTAAGGCGGCTGCCCATACTTTCTGATAACTTATCTAACACGCCAAGCTCACGTCGTTCTGATAGATAAGATGGCTCATACCAATACACTTGAGTGTGGTGCGCTTCTCGAGGTAGTCCGAGTAGAAAGTTTCAGGGAAATTGCACGAAAGCCCCGGCTCTTGAATGCCCGGGAAGAGAATGTCCCGGGTATCTCCATGCCCGGCTGCTGAGGAAAGTATCATGCGTATTGACCATGGTTTGGGCTATCCAATTAATGTGTCGGGTCATCCATAATCCGCGCTCTTACGAGGTATCACGAAGGATGAGGAAATATATCTCGAAAAATACATATTGTAAACGAGGTAAAAACCTCAGTTTTACTTGTTCAGAAAAATAAACTTttggatttaaaaattttcaaatgaaATTAATGTGGAGATTTACGGTGTCTCCGTTCATTTGGTCCACTTTACTTGCTCTGGGCTTTCACTATGAGTTTCTTTTTATTATATCTTCCATTTTTCTTCCTTTCCTCCTACATGCCCTATATTCTTCTCTCTTTTAAATTTTACTCTTCTCTTATTAtcattttaatgattttatccTTTTATATATCCAAACACCTTGAGTTCTTTTATTCACAACAATATACTTTTTAACACTTTTGCAACTCATTATTATTACATCGAGTGCTTATTATCTTAAATCGATTAAATTCTTCATTTTCACGATAATAAATCGTAACTCGTATTTATACAGACTATGTAGGTAGTGTACACAGAAAAAGCACGAGTTGGCTCCAGCGAGTGAGGCTGCACACGTCCACGTCAGTCTATTCGAAATAATAAGACAAAACGTAACAttccatcttttttttttttaatttggtaATCTTGACATGTTACGTTTGAATATATTGCCTGATGCAAAGATATGAAATAGAATAAGTAGACGAGAAGCTAAGTGCAAATCAGGTGTAGACCAAAAGAATAACAATTTTGACTTGGTTGGGCACATTTCGGCTTTCGGAAAGCAGGCACATTAGTTGGTAGAAGGCTGCGAAATCGCATCATCCTAAAAGTTGGCTACAAAGTTTGatgataataattaaatttttttattcctTGCCCCAAACTTGAgctattgtttttttttttaaaataagtttgatatgattatagagtaggtatcttgtgagacggtctcacgaatctttatatgtgaaacGAGTCAACGttatcgatattcataataaaaagtaatattttttcatggatgacccaaataagatatctgtctcacaaaatatgacacatGAGACTGTCTTACTCAAGTTTTTGTCTTGATTATATATGGCACGTACACAATTTTATACCGATCTTTTCTTTAGAATTGTATTCAACCATTAGACAACATTTGATTCGCGAAATGTGATGGCAATATATTTGGATAACGTAATGATTTATAACTTTAATTTCCTGTGCTGTTTGAGTTAAACGTtggatgaaataaaaaaaatatatacacaattaaCGGATATATTATCCTTAGCACCAAATTGTGCCTTTAACATACAATAGAACattgattattgatattatggaCAAAAAATTACCATTCCTTTTGCATTTAATTTGTTGGAAAATAATTTCCATCATTGATTAATTGGGAAAAAAATATCGTATCATTTACTTTGAGTGATTctttagttttattaatttcaattttttgggGCAACGTTCTGTGCCGATACACCTAAAATTTTAGGTTAAAATTTGATATTCTTCGAATTAAGGGGTCACCcattttttgtgtgtgtgaactattttgttttaattttctaAATGCTATATATTTCCTCGTGAAACCAGAGGTGTAAGATCAATTTTACTTATTTACAATTTGTGGAGCCGCCGTTAATTACTTAGTGCACCGACGAACGCTTTGCATACTTGTATActgtttttttataattcatttgatttatatttaaataaaaattaaaatttaattataaaaaatagtgaGAGACTACACTGTCATTTTGAtatttcaactttaaaaaaaataaaaaagaaagaaagaaataaacCTAAATAGGAATAGAACTTGCAATTTaatatttagaaaataaaaactTTGTCAACTGAACTACAGTAACCTACATCAATATTTTAgcactttaataatatatataattattaaaacagaccatcGTATCAAcagttagttactctaagtgactcaaacttaataatataatatagatattATTAGTATCCGAATGTGTTGCTTGCttgtatatttttgttttttaaatagtttttaataaaaatatatgattagtttgatttatattataaaGTAAGAAAATAATTATCGATATTTATAAGAGTAAAATTGGAAAGTATCAAAATGTAAGGATGAATTTGATTTTTGAACAAAAAGACGTGATATCAAATTGTTTTGTCTTTACCTCGTCaactttaatatataatataaaataagatatatgtttgTTAAATAATTAGTCAAGATAAAGTCAGTAGATTCATTTAATGctgttaattatatattttattgcgAATACATGATTATTATACCAAGTATACcccatatattttattaattttttaaaaattatatctcACTGTATCAATATGATATGTATTCGAGTTTATCTCTATTTGTAGTTCGTAGTTAGGTGAGATGTCCACATATTCCACGTCATcagtttggttcgtttatacAACGATAAACGATGTATAATATACGAACGATAAATAGATATATTTGGATAAGATATTAAATTATACACAACACTGACACGTTGTAGAGTTTGAGCCAAATATTGaacaaaaaataagaataattaatcaatcatTATCTTCTTTTCTATACCGAAcgatattatatacaccattgAGATAATATCGACACTCAAAAAAGCTAATTGATATTAACTTATTCATTAAAACTTGTTTCTCTttattcaattttgaattttaacatTTTCCATCATCTCTACGAGAAAGAAGGGCTCTTTATtcaaagacaaaaatttgtgttagacggtctcgcagatcgtattttgtgagacatatctcttatttgggtcatcaatgaaaaaatattactttttatattaagagtattactttttattgtgaatatcgtcaggattgacccgtctcacagataaaaat
This window contains:
- the LOC142518248 gene encoding E3 ubiquitin-protein ligase ATL4-like is translated as MSTPLSPPPTAVISQVPPPYVDAAESSTSTSTSIILVIIIIASSVILSASIYILLRLLSCRLHRAFSTADDVVSLRGFSNPHNCHAPSSSVLDSLPLFTFSSVTGNLTGGDCAVCLSKFEPHDQLRLLPLCCHAFHAACIDTWILSNQTCPLCRSTVLPSDADVLDKILSSENRGTRDNSLRNGDSGSFRIEIGSVSRRRSAAEGMDGQRQSYSIGSFEYVVGDNGYEVPAESTAHRRGISDCTSVDKDSSVGVPTHEPPGDVLAAEVSSGRNWLRDYVDRLTSVSISRTMSFRSSGRFFSSSSRRSDPVSAAPEDLEANSVGEEISELFRWLSGI